CATCGATAGACGAGGAGACATTACTTGAAGCGGACGAGGGAGATGACGGCGGCGAAGAGACGACACTGCCACTCCTCCCCTGTGCCTTCTTTCTCATCAGAGTCCTCCAGTAGTTCTTGATCTCGTTGTCGGTACGCCCGGGAAGCTTCCGAGCAATGCGAGACCACCTACAGGGCACAAGTTTAAAACTGGGATACTCGATCACATCACCAGAAAGGATACAAAACATTATCTGCTTCACATCAGAAGAGAAATTAAGGAGAGTGGATATAACCTATTGCCCCACTTATCATGGAGTTCAAGAACAAGGCGTTCTTCTTGGGGGGTCATGCGGCCGCGTTTGAGGCCTGGATGAAGATAATTGACCCAGCGCAACCTGCAACTCTTGCCTGTCCTGTTAAGACCTACAAGAAATGGAGGAGGCATGGAGGTTAAGGTTAAACCAGCACGGGTTGGTGGCACCCTTTAGGTGAGGCCCGATCAGGGGCCTATCTAGCTATTTCCCCCGCCACCGCTCAAACCTGACACCTCGGCTAAGAAATCCCAACGACGTTCACCGAACAAGCGCACAAACCATACCAGTTGGAGGTCCTCATGCTCCGTCCATGGCCCTTTCCTCGTCGCCGCCACCGCCGCTGCCTCCGGCATCATCTTTGTCATGGTCGTCGCCGTGGCAGGTGCCATCCCGAACAATTCAGGTCTCTGTTTCTCGCTTCTCGATCTCTCCTGGACCTGGCCTGATGCTGCTCGCAATTTATGCTGAATGACTGAGAGGCGTTCGGTTGCCGTGCACAGACTTTTATAGGCACCGAGCCAGCCACTGATGTCATGGAATTGATTTATAAGATCCTGTACTACTCCATTTAGTTGTACTCCTCTGACTAATTACGCGAGCTGTGAGAAAGGGACAAACGGGAATCCGATTGCTTTCTTTTTCAGTTTTTT
This region of Zingiber officinale cultivar Zhangliang chromosome 9A, Zo_v1.1, whole genome shotgun sequence genomic DNA includes:
- the LOC122021727 gene encoding transcription factor MYB59-like, with amino-acid sequence MAPATATTMTKMMPEAAAVAATRKGPWTEHEDLQLVWFVRLFGERRWDFLAEVSGLNRTGKSCRLRWVNYLHPGLKRGRMTPQEERLVLELHDKWGNRWSRIARKLPGRTDNEIKNYWRTLMRKKAQGRSGSVVSSPPSSPSSASSNVSSSIDGSQLDLTATKYATGSNIPTGNSLDLSEVKGYTMDQIWNEIAASESVGDLSFEDYKDGSACIMGGPMASPLWEDCESLWRTHTEDVRMMTSMSDLVDSNCKQSIDSLEP